The Aminivibrio pyruvatiphilus genome has a window encoding:
- a CDS encoding PHP domain-containing protein, with product MILIDLHLHSTFSDGSLTPEQLAAQGKNRGISVMSLTDHDTTAGLPSFMAACSRLNVRAVAGVELSADYPSTMHILGYRFDYTHPRLAETLESVRKARDWRNEEMCRNLRKLGFDITLEEVEAEAAGDVVARPHMAKVMVRKGYVQDVGAAFSRYLGNSGPAYAHRERLSPEDCISLIREAGGVAVLAHPVQTAESYAEIRLIAGKLKEWGLWGLECISAKHTAEQIFQYLSIASGLGLFPTAGSDYHGSAVLSSAIGIPVPEDLLPWARLGVTL from the coding sequence ATGATCCTTATCGACCTTCATCTCCACAGCACCTTCTCTGACGGATCACTGACCCCGGAACAGCTTGCCGCCCAGGGAAAAAACAGGGGAATTTCGGTAATGAGCCTCACCGACCACGACACCACGGCGGGGCTCCCTTCTTTTATGGCCGCCTGTTCCCGCCTCAACGTCAGGGCCGTAGCGGGAGTGGAGCTTTCCGCCGATTATCCCTCCACCATGCATATCCTCGGATACAGGTTTGATTACACCCATCCCCGTCTCGCGGAGACCCTGGAATCGGTACGGAAAGCCCGGGACTGGAGAAACGAGGAGATGTGCCGGAACCTCCGCAAGCTCGGCTTCGACATCACCCTTGAGGAGGTGGAGGCGGAAGCAGCGGGAGATGTGGTGGCCCGTCCTCACATGGCAAAGGTCATGGTGAGGAAGGGATATGTTCAGGACGTGGGGGCTGCCTTTTCCAGGTACCTCGGCAATTCCGGGCCCGCATACGCCCACCGGGAGCGTCTTTCTCCGGAAGACTGCATTTCCCTCATCCGCGAGGCAGGCGGAGTAGCGGTTTTGGCCCATCCGGTCCAGACTGCCGAGAGCTACGCTGAAATCCGCCTTATCGCCGGAAAGCTGAAGGAATGGGGGCTCTGGGGCCTGGAATGCATTTCTGCAAAACATACTGCCGAACAGATTTTCCAGTACCTCTCCATTGCTTCCGGGCTGGGGCTTTTCCCCACGGCGGGAAGCGACTATCACGGAA
- a CDS encoding chemotaxis protein CheW, which produces MQTLKNDGNLQQKDLESRGREHITLVFSLRDEAFGLDVNYVREIVRVPPFITRVPNSPGYIRGVINLRGSIVPVFDMELKIGMVQKELTDEARIVVVSWNEILFGIIVDSVREVCTIYDAQIESAAQINTSMDRKYILGVAKHEDGRLIVLLDLAVLFEIDSILDEEASGS; this is translated from the coding sequence ATGCAAACGCTGAAAAACGACGGCAATCTGCAGCAGAAAGACCTGGAAAGCAGGGGAAGGGAGCATATCACCCTGGTGTTCTCCCTCCGGGACGAGGCCTTCGGCCTCGACGTGAACTACGTCCGGGAGATCGTTCGGGTTCCTCCCTTCATCACCAGGGTTCCCAATTCTCCCGGATACATCCGCGGGGTCATAAACCTCCGGGGGTCCATCGTCCCCGTTTTCGACATGGAACTGAAAATCGGCATGGTGCAGAAAGAGCTCACCGACGAGGCCCGTATCGTGGTCGTGTCGTGGAACGAAATCCTCTTCGGCATCATCGTCGATTCCGTCCGCGAAGTGTGCACCATTTACGACGCCCAGATAGAATCCGCAGCCCAGATCAACACGTCCATGGACCGGAAGTACATTCTCGGCGTGGCCAAGCATGAGGACGGTCGCCTCATCGTTCTTCTCGATCTCGCCGTTCTCTTCGAGATCGACTCCATTCTCGATGAAGAGGCCTCCGGAAGCTGA
- a CDS encoding YfcE family phosphodiesterase has protein sequence MNGRLGVISDTHGHEEAWRNALVQWGQADGVFHCGDVLGEIATGLEEMIRNAPFPVIISRGNCDRPGDEALLGWPVLAPYATAWWNSKLILAGHGAPFQPLRELGLRCRADLVIYGHTHVSSIVREEGTIFLNPGSAALPKGRDPASAAVLDRSGIRIFVLENGETLHHEPWI, from the coding sequence ATGAACGGAAGACTCGGCGTCATTTCCGACACTCACGGTCATGAAGAAGCCTGGCGGAACGCCCTCGTTCAGTGGGGGCAAGCAGATGGCGTATTCCACTGCGGAGACGTGCTTGGGGAAATCGCCACCGGGCTGGAGGAGATGATTCGGAACGCTCCCTTTCCTGTTATAATCTCACGGGGAAACTGCGACCGCCCAGGCGACGAAGCTCTTCTCGGCTGGCCGGTCCTGGCCCCATACGCTACCGCCTGGTGGAATTCAAAGCTCATCCTGGCGGGGCACGGGGCCCCCTTTCAGCCCCTGAGAGAGCTTGGTCTCCGCTGCAGGGCGGACCTTGTGATTTACGGACACACTCACGTATCGTCCATTGTCCGGGAGGAGGGGACCATCTTCCTCAACCCCGGATCGGCTGCCCTTCCCAAGGGACGGGACCCGGCAAGCGCTGCCGTTCTGGACCGCTCCGGCATCCGGATCTTCGTCCTTGAAAACGGGGAGACTCTGCACCATGAACCATGGATTTAA